A stretch of DNA from Sugiyamaella lignohabitans strain CBS 10342 chromosome B, complete sequence:
AGTGTCCAGTGCCTAGACCAGTAAGCATCGAGATTTGATAAGTCATGTAGAGCAGTTCGGTTGCGAAGTTTATTTGTCTTTCGGTCCATTTCCAGCTGGCGGTTTTTGTATACAATCAGCTCAGTTTCTGGCTGGAGTGTTTGATTATGGTCGCTTGAATCACCTCCAGCATCCTCTGCTTTCTTTGAACTATCTCGTCGTTTTTTCTTCACTATAGCTCCAACGACTCCCAGACTCGGTCTACCCTTTGATTTACGCTTAGCTCTCACTTTCCGTGCCGGTTTACCTTTTAAATCTGGAGCCTGCTCGATATTGCTTGACCCAGACCCAGGACCGGCGACCTGATCCTCCCTTCGCAAGCTCTCATAAAGCCTGTCGAATTTGTGTTTCGTAGACAGCACAAATCTACCATCCACGCCATTACTATCCACACCCGAAACCTCTTCAAACACCCTCCTTACATCGGGGTTCATTTCTTGACAAACTTGCGGTTGATAAGTCAAGATCACATCTTGTTTACATGAAATATTAGGGTTTtgatgcagggtccagaaCTCggattgcctccggcggctggggctctgccccagaccccgttgctcctgctacgCAGGAGAAAGCTTGTGCCGTGGACAaaaatcgactcgagcgtagcgagaggagtaaccagggtctggggcggagccccagccgccggaggcagaatcGGGGCTTCGAGAGTGAGGGGAATTTCCGGTTTATTAACTGTGCTCGAACTCTTCGGGAAGAGGGTCGACTACGGGTTCAGAGCCAATGAGGCCATTGAATAATAAAGTACCGTACACAAGGAGACCGAAACCTACAAGCTGGAGGAAACGGAACTGTTCCCAGCCAATGAGAAGGGACACAATCCAGATTCCAAGGGTCCGGGATGTATCAATAGTGGATCTCGATGTGGCactgattttgtttgtaaCAGTGAGTCCGCAGATATTGAATATGGCCATGGAGAGCATGATCGAGAGTGAAATGAGCACCATGACACGATTACCCATGGCCTGCTTGACGCCCTCGGAAATATCAAAGATTTCGAGCTTTGGATTATGTCTGCCAAAAAGCGTATAGATCAAAGTTGATCCAATAATTACACTAGAGACTCCAAAGATACCTTCCCAGGCGACAACCTTGATGGGCTCTAAAGAGTACTTCTCAAGAATATGCTCTTCGACCACAAACTGAGAAGCAGTAAAAATCTGTGCGAACAGAATTAAAAGGACACCCAATACAACTTCCCAGCTAACAGAAGACTCAGCGGGTGATTGACCACCGCTTATATCTTCAGGAATAGAAGGCTTTTTGTCAAAAGCAGCACTCAATCCAACGAGGAAAACACCACAGCAAACACTGAACAGACCAATCCATTGCTTCCTCGTGATGCGATGTTTGAGAAATATGGTTGACAGAGATCCTACAAAAAGAACAACCGAACCTCTAGTCATCTGGTAGATAGAGACTGGAACCAACAGCAGTCCTACATTCATTAATGTGGTTGCCAGCAAATCCAGACTAGATGGAATTGCCAGAAGCAAAGTCCTGTAGCCTTCTAGTTTCTTGGTTCCGCTGCTAGTGACACTAGCGGCATCATCTACCGTCGTGTAACCTCGTCGGCTCTTACTGGCTTGATACTTCATGATCCAATACATCAACCACACCGAGGTCTCAGCAAAAAACATTTGCGCCGTCTGGAACACAGGCTGTTCGAAAagctttctcttcttagGATCTTTAGCATCACAATTACCCACACACTGCATGTCCTGTAACTTGGTCAGCAACGAATTAGAGCATCCCGAGACAAGCATGCCTACAACTAAGATGGGGATCTGGAATTCTGTTAGTTCAGCTTCCAAAGCCTGTTGAACAAATCAAACACCATTCTATAACTCTGAAATAATTGCAAACAATTCCTAGTATGCATATGCTCAATGCTTTTCAATTCGTGCCTAATTATCAGAGCAAAGTGCAAGTCTCCAACACCGAGAACTCTCATTTTCCTGATCGTAACCttgtcaattgacttgTTGATCAGATCGGAAGTCCCACGACAACTTACAATCCATCTCAGCAGGACTGTCGTGAAGCCCGCCAtaattgaattgaaaaatcaCAGAGAAACTctgatgaaaatgagtttaaaaataaataaataagatttGTAACCTTGTTTATTGGTGCCGTGGATCGGACTCCAGGGCCTCTTGTGAGGATGATGCAAGACGAGCGTTAACGGTTATGCATAGAGGGACCCACCCCAGGTCGAGTGAGCGAGTTCAGCATAGCCGCACCAATGATCCGGGGCGCGTATAAAAGATTTTCGTGACCAGGCAGGAACCTGTTTCCTTCCTCAACACACTGGAATGAGCTTTTACAGTTATTGTCAGAGCTAATATAATAATGCCACGCGTGCTGTGTCATTGTTTCAATTCCAGTGTTAGAGGAACCTTTGAGACGCTTTTTTCGCTAACGACATCTAAGATCTCACAGATGTAGTTTGATAGTAGTGAAGCGGACATTATCCAGTGATTTATTGCTGATGGTGCCTCGGTGGtacaggtgctgctgacgCCAAACTTCACAGACATGATTCAGTTTTAATGAAGTTACTGGTATTGTATAGTTATAGTTTTCAGCTCATGCTTTGGTTTACGTTACTGGCCCTGTAACGATATAACATgttaaaaaaaagcatCTAGTATGTGATATAATGTAGAAGACATCTTTTAGTATGTCATATAATGTAGAAAAATCATTTAATATGTGCTATAAATTATACGGTAGAATAATTTtatgataataaaaatgcTCCGGAACCTTCGTACATTGCCGTTTTGAGGCGCTCCTCAAGTACCTCCTTAGAGCTGTAGTTAGGAAGTTTTAGGTAATTGGCGCATGTCATAACACTTGGAAGATAGTCGTCCCTGCTGAATGGTTCCTCGTTTTGTTTCCAAACGACTGTGAAGACAGGGTTTAACGCTCTAAATCCTCCAATGGGCAAATTGGGGCTACCAGTCATAAATTGTAAAAATGCCCTGCGCTCCTGTGGGTTAAATGATGTCATTACTTCTAATAGTTCTCTAATGATCTTGCTGCCCTTCGTATATCCATGGTCAGCTTTGATACTTTCATAAAGGGTTTCGTAAGACCAGTCCTCTTCACCCTGTCCACATAGAACAGCAAGCTCCTGTGGTGAAAAAGCGTTGAGGGCTGAATATGGAAAAACTTCAGAGAATCCGGTTTGGAATTGCTCGATTTGTTTAGAAATACCCGATCCAATAGTCATATCCACCACAAGATCAAGATACTCATTGACATTATCAATCGTAACGGGAATATGTGATCCATCTTCTATTAGATTGATGTCTGGATAGCCAGGAAGTGTGAAATCCAAAGCCAGGTCTTCAATCAACACTTGTATAGACTCTTCTGCTTCCTGCTCTGTACTGACGGTATCCTTTTCTTGGCGCTGTTTCCGAGCAGCTCTCtcaatcatcaacaacgaATTACCGAGCTGCTTGTCTACTGCTGAAACCATGCTTATACTAGGCTTCAAACCTGAATTGCTTCGTGATAATGCAAAGAATATTGGGTTCAGATTAATATCAATTATTCTCGAATCCAATAGTGCTCGTGCAATAAACGTTCCTAGAGTCTTAAAAAGTTGCAGTACTTTGCGGCTATTTGTGTTCTCTAGCTGGTGCTTACTTAGAGGTGCTGGAAACAGTCCTTGGTTACCGAACACATAATCACTGTCCTTGTGACTGTCGCCCTCACGCCacattttgtttttcttgagTGAAAATTCTTTAGATACCGAGCTGTAGAACTCTAAAGTAGGTCCTAAGCCTGTTCCTACTTCATCAAAAAACTCCACCTCTAAGATATTGGGCGATGAACCGCACAAATTCATAACTTTGATTGCGCTATGCAAAATATGATTTCTCGAAACACGAACTTTCTGGCGCACCAATCTTCCCATTGGCAGTCTATCATTTCGTGAATCATTACCATCTTCGCCGTTACGATTTGCTGACTGCCACCTGTTCATGGACCGAGAGTACCCAAATGAAGTCGATTGCAAGAACGTGTAGCGGGTATCAAATGGAAATAAGAATGGGTACAACCTAGTGGAATCAACCATCCACGGAGGAATTATAGCACTAGCTATAACCAGAGGTTCTTCAAGCTGACGATTCAACTTTGCAGTTAACTTAGAGTTCAAAAATTTGGAGTCGCTAATCTTGGTAAAATGAAGTGGGGGAATTCCCTGCGACGTGTAAGATAAAGCCAATGAGTCTTGTAATATATCCTCACCGTTAGAATTCAACATAAAAAAGATGCTTAGAAGTCGAATTGCAATGGCAGTTGTCTCGCTATTACCAAATGAAGTAGGAAGTTGACTAAAGGGATTCAGTTCCTCGGCCTCTACCTCATCTTTTGGTTCAGTCTTAGGAGCAGGACCCGGCACTTTACTGAAATTAATTGTGAAGGTGTCTGTCCAAATATTATTCGGGAACGACTTGTTTCTGTATTGTGATGATTGAGACAATCCTGATCTTACAGCAGACTGGCCTGATAAAGCCTGAGATTTTGGCTTAGCTTCTAGGCTTTTGTAAATAGCACCTACTATAGTGCCATCCATAGGAATACTTTCTCCGTCCAAAGAAAACTCGAGATGCCATTCATCCCTAGACGCCGCGAGTTTCGATTGCCATCTATGAAATGGCGAGCTATGCTCTCGGTCTTCCTTATCGTTGCTCTGCTCTTGTTTTTCATCGGGATCGACATCCTGTAAgtcctcgtcctcgtcttcttccaaGGTAGACGACTCCTGTTCGATAGTTCTGCCAGATAAGAGCATGTTCAATGCCAGTTTAGATCGAAAAAAATCATCTACAACCTTGAAAGTAGCAATTGCCTGTATGGATAAAACAAGGTTTCTAAGCTTCTTCGGAATTTCAATCCCATTTTCAGCCACAAGCTTGATCCGCACCTGACGAGCAAGAGAGCTAGCAGGTGTCGCTTTAGAGCCATCACCAATACCACTAGtgataatttcaaaatgCTCAGACCGACCTAGAACTTCATGTAGGTGATCTAACAGAATTTCAAAACGACTGGTATCCTTTCCTGTCATAAATATCTTGATAAACTTTGATCTGGCCAAAAGaacatcttcttccgaACCCGAAACAAGAGATTCAAGTAGTGCTTTCAGAACGCCAGAATGAATCATTTCGAAACTGGAGATACCGGGAATTATTTCGTATAATGACTCTAGGGCAGCGTCAAGATTCTGACTAGATTCCAACCCAGTCGTGATTTGCTTCAACTGTGATAAAAGCTGGGCTGCCTCATCCTCATATCCAGCCGAATCAACTGCTCCTGCATCATACGCATTTTGAAGGTATCTGGCGTTATAAATCATTAGCTCTGATAAATCCGACTCGAATCCAAGTGATTGACTGGAGCCAGGTGCAAAAAAGTCACCCAAACGAACCGCTCTGAATTCTCCATAATTCGCATTATGAATCTCGCtgtcatcttcttcatcttcctcttcttcctcatcaccATCCTCATCACCACCTTCACTCTCGTTCttatcatcgtcatcatgCTCATCATTGTCCCGATCAGCATGATCATAGCTATCTGCATGAATACTATCGTTTTGTGggtcatcatcttcactatcTTGATCCATTTTGTCAGTCTTGGAATCGGTGTCtttctcatcttcagcaagcACTAAACCCTCACCTCCATGTTCTTGTTCCAAAATTGTAGCCACTTCTGACATAATACCAAGTCTATAGAAACTTGATCGATACACTTCTGGCAGTTTTTCCAATAAAACAATTCCAATTTCCAATGCACCAACTATCAGCGATGGGAACTCGGGCTGAGAGAATATAGAACagagaagagaagcaaGCTCTTGCTTTTCCAAGACAAGACGCAATGAAGAAGGGTCTAAGATTGATACTATCTTCAGAAGGCACTGTAGATCAACTCGTCGAACATTGATGTCAATGGATGATGAATAGACGTCAAGCAACAGAGAGGTCATTGTACGGCAAAAGTGAATTACATCTGGCAAGCATTCCTCACTGAGAAGCTTATCTTGACGTTCTATGGACTCTCTTGTCCTATCCTCCGACCGATACAGCAGACGGTATGGACCTGAAAACTTGCATCCTTCTCTTGGCTGTGGTTGAGGTAACATTTCTGATACAATAGACAGAGAGGTAATCATAAGATCTCTACTGGAATGGATCAAAGATTGAATAATAGACGTATTATCTTTTTTAAGCGAGTCCGAACCATCAAACATAGGCGTATGATGCGTCAAGATTTGATAAATGGTATCGCCAATCTTTTCATGAATCATAACAGCAGTCAGACTAGTCAAGTTTCTTGCCAGAATACCAATTACTTTCAGAAGTTTAAATCTAGTTCCTTGTGAACTGGAAACTGAAGGATTGAGCAGAGCCAGGATTTTACCTAGCAAATCGGCACTGACAAGCTCTTTCAGTTCCTTGCTCTGATATCTGAAACTTTCGACAATCTCACACACACAAAGACAGGCCTTCTCCGACACCACTGAATCAGGATTAGACAGGACGTTTTCTAATATTGGCATGACATCTCGTACGAATGAAAAGGCATTATGTGGGACATTCAAACAGCAGTTAGCAGCAGTCCTTAAGGCAGTCCTTTGTACATGCACTGAAAAGAAATCGAGATATGTCAGGCACGCAGCCAAACCACCCTCCCGGACCACTGCAGTAGGAAACTCTTCAGATATTTTCTCCAACGTCTAAAAAAAACTAGTTAGTAAAGCAGGGAAAATTGCTCTCGGCTGAGCGTTACTGTCACAACCACGACAGTTTCGCAAATGGTCTCGAAAAAAAAGCTGAAGGACCAGAACAGAAACCCTTCATCAATTATCACTTACTGCTAGGGCTTGTTCAGCAACATCAATGTACTGAATTTCGAGTAGCTTTTGACATAAAACTTGAATGCAGTCGGTTTGAACAATGGAGGACACTGACGACGGTAAGACCTCAATAAGGTTTGCAATATCACGACAAGCTAACAGCACGATTTCGGGACTGTCCTCATATATAGGCTCGTTCAGAATACGGACAAGCTCACGAACACATTCATCAGTGGGAAAATAGCCAATCAAAGAGTCTTCCGTGGATATTAGTAGATTATCTGCTAACTCTTGCAAACCCATAAGAACTGCACTGGGGTCTCCATGATCTTTGATTGCATTCAAAATAGGGCGTACTCGTGTGCTGAATCCCGACATCATAAGTCCCTCAGATAGATAGTCCAAGAGGTGTCGGCGACTACGCCGTGATatctcatcgtcatcgtcttcattgtcatcctcctcatcctGGTGAGGATGTTCATTATCGTCGTCGttgtcttcatcatcgtcgtcgtcgtcgtcatcatcgtcgtcatcatcgttatcatcatcgtcatcgtcatcctcgtcatgatgataatgatgatgctCGTACTCTatatcatcgtcgtcgtcgtcaacGTCATCATCGCCTTCATCCGCATATGCTTGAATATTGCTATGGTCTTCATCCTCCTCATGCAAAAATACTccaacatcatcatcacccCGAAAACCAGCGACACTACCACTTCCTTCTACTCGACTTTGTCGACGGCGATAACGATGACCAGATGGACGACTAAGGTCAACCTGATCTTGTTCATCCGAGTCATCGCCATCATCGTTGTCAATAACCATTCTACTGTCGCTGACCATGAACTCATCTCCATCCTCGTCCTGTTTACTACTACTGTTCTGATTGAAAAACTCATTCAGCTTCGAAATTGCAGCACCAGCTTGGTCACTACTTGATCCGGGAGTAGACGAACCCCTACTACCATGCCTCCTCGAAGATGCGGTTATATTCACTTGTTTAGAAGACTCACGGTCTTTGCTCTCACCATAATCTGGTTTTCTCGGCATAACGGGCAATGATCTATAATACTAGTTAGTTAGAATCCACTAACCATCTTACAAGTTTTAAACACTTGGTCTCATATCCCAATGTTGAACCAGGATATTTGTGGCGCCACAGTCTGACATGTCCAAAATCACATcgcaaataaaaaagagatGCATAACTGAGTAAGGcaatttttaaaattgaCACTTTGGAGTTTCAAATTGTGACAAATATGGGGCAAAACTTACCTAGCTATACCGGTTATATCCGGCTATAAATCAGAATGTACTGTACCTTCCAAGCACTTCTAGCTGACTAGACGAGTCAGCCTATCCTCAACTTTTGGAAGTTTACAAACTTGATGACAAGACTCTGGAACCTGCTTGAAACTGATCACTGCCTCGAAATCAATGATTATGACGTCTTGTAGTCGAGTCTTTGGCAACGGCTACCGAACCGGGAATGAATCAGTCAGCAATAGCCACAAATATTATCCTGCCTGGGTAatgcaataaaaaaagGTAGATACTAAACTTGAAGTatccaataaatatattcgTATGCCTGAGTTATCTCTGAAGTGGCAAGTCAATAATGCAATAGACGCTCTGAAAGATAACGGCTCTGTAATGTAATGTTCTAACAGGTGGGACACAGTGGAAATCTCTTGTCACTTGGTTGAGTCTGTTTAATACAGGATTCTAGCTTCCAATCACAAAGTCAATCAATATCCTTCTCGTGACAAATATAAGTAAAATCTCTCTTTATTAAGACCAGTTACTGTGACTTGTAGTAATACCGGACTACTCAGGAAACCCGCTAGTGTTTTGgaaggctgctgctgtttaAGTTCAGGGTAGGATGCTGGGGTAGCCGTATCCACTACAGGGCTGCACCGCAGCGGTACAGCATTATCTCCAGATTATACCgctcagcagctgctaaagTACCGACCGATACAGCCGTTTCTGGGGCTGGCACTTCCGACTTACAAACTTATTTGAGAACTGTTAGGAGAGGAGATATTATAAATCCTTTACAATTTATATGTTCAAATAGTTCAGCCTCCAGTGGCACTAGGACTTCACCCCAGATCTCTCTTCCTGTAGCTTTGCTTGATACATCGTTGCTATAGCTCAATTATGTTCTATTTGTTTGATCTTGTTTGATCCAGCCAACCTACATGTTATGGACAAATGGTGACTAAAATAATAACTAGTAATGATCACGTAACACATGATAACGTAACACAATATATTAAAAACTCcatagaataaataaacgaCAAGTAAAGGCCCCACAAATGACAAATGACAGTGGTTTTATTACCACGGCATAGAGTTGTTGATCCAGCCAAAGCAaattaattataaaataaataccaagtaaaaaaaaagatctATCCGGAAGGTTAACGAGTAGTAGGTGTACAATTAGCTTTCTTCTAACAGGGCCTGGACATAGTTATCCAGCTCTACGAAATTAAATCCGAGATTCTCCTCAGTACCAATAAAGGCAGGCAGTGGAAGGACTTGATTGAAAGTCTGTTCGCTTTCAATCGCTTCCACTAAACTCATATCAGGAAAGTTGAATAGAGCGTCTATGGATGGAAATAGGTTTTCTGGCAAATGACGTTTCATGTGTTCCTTGATCAAAAGCAGACACCTGGTTATACCTTGTAGAGAGGGGTTATCGCTTAAAGTGCGAATAAAAAACTCGAGACTGGGCGTTATGCCGCAATTAGTAACAGCAATCTCATGAATTCGTATCGTGGCCGCAATATAGATACAATAAACATTGCTGTAGGAAAAAGTGTAATTGAATTGGATGAATAGCCGTAGAAGATCCTCTATAGCCTTTGCTGCAGCTAGACAACGTCTAAAGTCGGCACTATTCGAAGCCTTGGATGATGGAGATAAGAAAGGGCGTAGATACAGAATAACCACTGCATGGTAAAGAAAATTCATGCTGATAACATGTGGAGGAGATCTATCGGCAGTATAACCGTCACGCAGAACATTCAGATGATCAGGCAGCGAGTTCCAGAAATGTTCAAGTCGTTGATTAATCTGATTGAACTGTTCAACACTAATGTATTTACAGTTATTAGATGACCGTGCTCGTATAGACTCGTCGAAACTATTAGAGGGATTGGCATAAATAAGGACCATGATATCTGAAATTATCATTGACAACTTGCACACGCAGAAAAAGCACGAAATGGCGTAGCTGGGCCGTTTTGAATCCGACCACTCTTCTGTTTCCGAAGCTGTATCCACTTTAGTTTGAGTTAGTACTATAGAGACTGGAAAGACAGATGCTCGAGCAACGCTCCTCGAGGCACGCTGCTCACTAAAAGAACTTACAGAATTCCAGAGGCATATCTGGATGAACTGAAGGAAATGTTGGCATTCGACCCATATATAGAGATATGAGCTTATCCCACAAATAACTGCTCCACCAGAGACGTTGACGCATTTCGTATTCTTCTGGGTAGTAAGCCAAACGCTTGAGGTTCTCTGCTGGATGATGCACTCCTAAATCAACCACCATCCTAAAAGCGATACCACTATAAGTCCATGCTAGTGATGTCTTGCCATATACCATGTCGTGGATCGACTGTAGAAGGAATGCATTAGCAGTTGCAAGAGTTGCTTCTTGCGTAATAGACATAGCCAGTTGTGTTTGGATATCTTCTCGGAAGTCCTTAAGGTATTTAAGATTTGTCTCCAGTGTCTCAGGACGCAAGAATCTGAATCCTAAATAACATGATACTTTGAATAGCGCATCATTATATAATTGTGATGGTCCATTGATCAGGCCATCAGTCAGACTGGGAAAATGTGGAAGCATGTAGCATGGATAAACCAGATCCACAGCATTCTGAATGAGCTCACGAAGAAGCTTCCCATCTTTACGTACTGATAATAGCTCGTGTAACCTTTGCAGATGCGTCCTTGACCGTGCTTCGAACTTGGTTCTGGCTGCTTGTTTATACTCTGACATCTCTTGAGACTCGTATACTGGCACATGGCCAATGGCGGTTGTGGAATTACTGCCATTGATCAGTAATTTTATTACTTCTGGAGCATCTTTTCGAGGTACATAACTTTGAAGTGGTGGTGTCGCATATATACATTCGATCCCTGACTTATTGCATGCTTTACATTTGGGGTATACTCCATCACAGCGGATCTTTTTACGCCGGCAACTTGCACAAGCTCTACTGAGTCGTTTCGACATTCTGTGGATCTACTCAACAGGTCGGTCGGTTCCCCCGTTTATATTTCTTCGGCCGCGGGTCCAGTCCGAACCATACAATAGAAATGCCAAGCAAGCTTGTTCCGAGACGCAATCGGATATTTCGTCGCCGCATACATCTCTTTTCGGATTTACCGTTGGCGAACCTTTCGGCTAATCCGTTATTGTCCCTGGATTCGTATCTCGGAAACATTTATAAAAGCTAATGACAAGGAGTTAATCAGCGAGACTTTCTTTCAACGTAGGAAAAATTAAACACGTTGTCATggctccaccacctcctaaTGGTGGGATCTTGGCGTGGAATCAGGTAATTGGCGGGTTCTTAATCACATTCAGTTCATGGGGCTTCATAAATGCTTTCGGCGAATTCCAAACATACTACAGTCAACATACACTCTCCAATCTACCAGATTCTACAATATCATGGATAGGTTCCTTGGAAGTATTTACGGTTCTAGGAGCCAGTGTCATCCCTGGTCGTCTTGTTGATGCGGGTCACGTGAAACCCTGTCTATGGGGCGGAACGGTCATTTGTGTATTTGCTATCATGATGACTAGTCTTTGCAAAGAGTTCTGGCAATTTGTCCTCGCTCAGGGGATTCTCGTAGCTGTCGGCTGTTCTGCTATGTATACTGCTAGTCTCAGTGTTGTAGCTTCTTACTTTACGACAATGCGATCTTTAGCGCTCGGAATAGCTGCAGCTGGAAGGTAAGTAGTCGGACTGCCCAGTGGGGACAGCCCATTCTCTCGAAGACTGGGGCAAATATCTGAAATATGCTTTTTAAATAAAGCTTGTCCTTCAGTTCTGTAAGTCAGAGCTCGTAGTCAACGCTGATAATGCAAGTAGTGCATACTGCTGCAGAAGACTCCGCATGTTGATAACAATTCAGCAGAAGGAGATATACTAACGTATAGTTCTGTGGGAGGTATTATTGTTCCTATTATGGTCAATAAAATTTCTCCAAAATTAGGACTGCCATGGGCAACCAGAATTATTGGCTTTACAATGCTTGCGATGTGTGTAACAGCTTGCGTCATGCTGAAGCCAAGACTTGAACCACGGAAGTCGGGCCCCTTGATAGACTATGCTTCGTTCAAAGATTTTCCATTTATCTTTGCAACCttggcattttttttcggATATATGGGAATGTATATTCCAATTTACTATATTCAGAACTATGCTCTCAAGATTAACGTTGATCAAAACCTGGCCATGTATTTCGTTACCATTTTGAACGCCGGATCAACTTTAGGAAGAATTCTTCCCAGTTACGTTGCTGATAAAGTTGGGCCACTTAATGCACTTTTCCCTTGTATGGTTATAGCAACCCTACTTATATATTGCTGGATCGCAATAAAAAACCGTTCAGGGCTCATTGCATTTGCAGTCCTAGATGGATTCTTCACTGGAACTTTTGTATCATTACCACCGGCATGTATATCGTACCTCACGCCCGATATGAGTTTAATTGGTACCAGAATCGGCatgtctttttttgttgctgCCTTTGGTGCATTAGCTGGTGCTCCTGTTGCAGGAGCTCTTTTGACTCGAGACCACGGGAATTATCTATATGCACAGCTTTTCTCCGGTACCTGCATGGCTCTGTGCAGCTCATGCGTGTTAGCGTCCATTTTGGCTAACAGGATTCGGCCGCCGGCTAGGCCAGTCTCTCCCCAAGACACTGAAGCTGATCCGAAACTTAATGAAATTGGTAATGAAGAGGAGAATGATTATTTCAATAAAGTCAGCGCTTCAGAAATACctgttgctgatggtcAAAAGTCAGAGTAATTAATGCGATTTAATGGATTTTTTTAGTATGCACAATATATGTATTGCTATGTAAAGATGATCAGTCCCTTGCGTT
This window harbors:
- the UFD4 gene encoding putative ubiquitin-protein ligase UFD4 (Ubiquitin-protein ligase (E3); interacts with Rpt4p and Rpt6p, two subunits of the 19S particle of the 26S proteasome; cytoplasmic E3 involved in the degradation of ubiquitin fusion proteins; relative distribution to the nucleus increases upon DNA replication stress; GO_component: GO:0005737 - cytoplasm [Evidence IPI] [PMID 10688918]; GO_component: GO:0005737 - cytoplasm [Evidence IDA] [PMID 22842922]; GO_component: GO:0005739 - mitochondrion [Evidence IDA] [PMID 14576278]; GO_component: GO:0005739 - mitochondrion [Evidence IDA] [PMID 16823961]; GO_component: GO:0005634 - nucleus [Evidence IDA] [PMID 22842922]; GO_function: GO:0016874 - ligase activity [Evidence IEA]; GO_function: GO:0004842 - ubiquitin-protein transferase activity [Evidence IBA,IEA]; GO_function: GO:0004842 - ubiquitin-protein transferase activity [Evidence TAS] [PMID 8982460]; GO_process: GO:0010994 - free ubiquitin chain polymerization [Evidence IMP] [PMID 22497224]; GO_process: GO:0006513 - protein monoubiquitination [Evidence TAS] [PMID 8982460]; GO_process: GO:0000209 - protein polyubiquitination [Evidence TAS] [PMID 8982460]; GO_process: GO:0042787 - protein ubiquitination involved in ubiquitin-dependent protein catabolic process [Evidence IBA]); this translates as MPILENVLSNPDSVVSEKACLCVCEIVESFRYQSKELKELVSADLLGKILALLNPSVSSSQGTRFKLLKVIGILARNLTSLTAVMIHEKIGDTIYQILTHHTPMFDGSDSLKKDNTSIIQSLIHSSRDLMITSLSIVSEMLPQPQPREGCKFSGPYRLLYRSEDRTRESIERQDKLLSEECLPDVIHFCRTMTSLLLDVYSSSIDINVRRVDLQCLLKIVSILDPSSLRLVLEKQELASLLCSIFSQPEFPSLIVGALEIGIVLLEKLPEVYRSSFYRLGIMSEVATILEQEHGGEGLVLAEDEKDTDSKTDKMDQDSEDDDPQNDSIHADSYDHADRDNDEHDDDDKNESEGGDEDGDEEEEEDEEDDSEIHNANYGEFRAVRLGDFFAPGSSQSLGFESDLSELMIYNARYLQNAYDAGAVDSAGYEDEAAQLLSQLKQITTGLESSQNLDAALESLYEIIPGISSFEMIHSGVLKALLESLVSGSEEDVLLARSKFIKIFMTGKDTSRFEILLDHLHEVLGRSEHFEIITSGIGDGSKATPASSLARQVRIKLVAENGIEIPKKLRNLVLSIQAIATFKVVDDFFRSKLALNMLLSGRTIEQESSTLEEDEDEDLQDVDPDEKQEQSNDKEDREHSSPFHRWQSKLAASRDEWHLEFSLDGESIPMDGTIVGAIYKSLEAKPKSQALSGQSAVRSGLSQSSQYRNKSFPNNIWTDTFTINFSKVPGPAPKTEPKDEVEAEELNPFSQLPTSFGNSETTAIAIRLLSIFFMLNSNGEDILQDSLALSYTSQGIPPLHFTKISDSKFLNSKLTAKLNRQLEEPLVIASAIIPPWMVDSTRLYPFLFPFDTRYTFLQSTSFGYSRSMNRWQSANRNGEDGNDSRNDRLPMGRLVRQKVRVSRNHILHSAIKVMNLCGSSPNILEVEFFDEVGTGLGPTLEFYSSVSKEFSLKKNKMWREGDSHKDSDYVFGNQGLFPAPLSKHQLENTNSRKVLQLFKTLGTFIARALLDSRIIDINLNPIFFALSRSNSGLKPSISMVSAVDKQLGNSLLMIERAARKQRQEKDTVSTEQEAEESIQVLIEDLALDFTLPGYPDINLIEDGSHIPVTIDNVNEYLDLVVDMTIGSGISKQIEQFQTGFSEVFPYSALNAFSPQELAVLCGQGEEDWSYETLYESIKADHGYTKGSKIIRELLEVMTSFNPQERRAFLQFMTGSPNLPIGGFRALNPVFTVVWKQNEEPFSRDDYLPSVMTCANYLKLPNYSSKEVLEERLKTAMYEGSGAFLLS